TCGCTGAAATTTACGTTCTAAGTAACGGTTCATCGAACGAGATTAGGAGACATCTCGAACGAAATGGTATACTGGACTACTTTAAAGGGATATTTAGTGCAGAGAATGTTAAAGAATATAAGCCCTCGCCAAAGGTATACAAGTATTTTCTAAATGCCGTAGGCAGTAGTGAGGCGTATCTGGTTTCATCAAATCCGTTTGATGTAATCGGAGCGAAGAATGCTGGGATGAAAGCTGTTTACGTTAATAGAAGAAACTTGCTTATGGATCCTTTAGGATACGAACCAGATGCTGTGGTTAAAGACTTTAGAGAATTATACGAATGGCTCTCATATCGTGTAAGCTCCAAATAAGTCTTAATTTACTTTGATTTCCCTCTTTTTCTTTTTGCTTATACTTTGCGTATTATAGGGGCTTTCGGGCAATGATCTAAGATACTAGTGAATATCGGTAAAAAAACGTTTTTACCTATTTGTAGGATTTAAATTTATGAAGGTTTATGAGATTCCGTTAAGATTCGTCAAGTCTTTTTTAATAGAAACTAACGATAATGAGATGATTCTAGTTGACGCTGGTACTCCTGGAAGCGGGAGGTCAATAATTGAGGCAATTAATAAGATGGGAAAGAATACTAATAGAATAAAATATGTTATCTTTACCCATTCTCATGTTGATCACATTGGAGGAGCCTATGAGGTAAAAAGCTTGATAGGTGATGCTAAATTTGGAATCGATGAAAATGGTTCTGATTATTTAAAGAATGGAAAGGTTAGAGAACCCGTTCTTCATTCTTCATTAATGAAATTCTTATTTACTATCGGAAAGCCTTTTCTATTTAGAAGATTCAATGGGGTAAACGTTGATTTAACCCTAGAGGAGGGAGAACTAGTTAAGGGAGTTGAGATAGTAAAAACGCCTGGCCATACTAACGATTCAATTTCAATTTATTTACCGGAATTAAATGCGATATTAGTAGGAGATACTCTGCAGGGCACAAAAAATGGTCTAAAATATCCTAACATTTATGAAAACTTCGAAGAATTGCTAAAGAGCGTGGAGAAAATAAAGTCATTTAAGCCATCCATGGTCTATGTATCTCATGGAATTAGTTCCTTCAAATTTCTAGTATAGACACTATCTTAAAATTACTAAGAAAGTATTGTGTTATGAGTCAAGCATTAAAAGTTTTACTATTATAATTTCTTAATAAAGATTTAATCTAATATTTGTAATAAGCATCACCTTACACGGAGTACCTTAATAAGGACAGAAGTGGGAATCCTTCTACGAATTCATAGCGTGAATTGGTTAGGGATGATGGTATGTAATCTCTCAATTGCTTTTGGATTATTTAATGGAAAACATAAATAGTTAGAGGGTTAACTGTTAATTATGAACTCAAGTAACTTGGCACTTATGGTTATTGTATTGGGAACCTTAATGTCTGCAGTTGATACTACTATAGTACTTTTAGCAATTCCTTCAATAGTCGAGGAACTACATACTGATCTATTTACAATTCTCTGGGTGATTATCCTTTATCTATTAGTTATAGCAGTTTTTACGACTCAATTAGGTAGATTAGGTGATATATATGGGAGAGCTAAACTTTACAACCTAGGCTTTGCAATTTTTACCTTAGGCTCTGCATTATGTGGTGCATCTCCCACTGCAATCTCTCTCGTAGCATTTAGAGGTATTCAAGGTATAGGTGCTGCGATGCTACAAGCAAATTCTGGCGCTATAATAGCTGATATCTTTCCTCCTAATAGAAGAGGGAGAGCGTATGGTTATACTTCAATTGGTTGGAATGCTGGAGCAACCTTAGGAATTGTTTTAGGAGGTTTTATAACTACCTTTATAGGTTGGCGGTACATATTTTACATAAACGTACCCATAGGGATTGTTGCCATAATTTTAGGTTTAAGGTATATAAAAACCCTTGAAACTAGAAAGGTTAAGTTGGACATTGCGGGAATGGCATCATTACTCGTTTCTCTATCATTAATAGTTTATGGTGCAGCTGACATTGCTGGATATGGAATTAGATTGTTGAATATTGTGTTCATATCTGCTGGTGCAATTGTTCTGTTGATCTTTCTCTTAATCGAACGAAGGCAAGAATTTCCAATTATTGACTTAAGAGCGTTTAAGAGCAATAGGGTCTTCACATTTTCTTTACTAGCATCGTTCTTGCAAACTACGGGGTATCTTGCAACTGCGTTTATCATTATAATGTACTTGCAGGGGATTAGAGCCTTATCACCATTCTCTGCATCTCTCTTATTAGTGCCCGGATATGTTTTAGCTAGCCTCGTTTCGCCATTTACTGGTAGGTTATCAGATAAGATAGGTGCTAGAATACCAGCTACCATTGGTTTGGCTTTAATGATAGGTGCCATATTGATCTACCTAAATCTAACATTAACAACTCCACTTTTCGTTATCATATTAGCATCAACTATAGGTGGTTTAGGTTCATCACTATTCTTTCCGGCAAATAACAGTGCAATAATGGCAAATGCTCCAAGAGGCTTTTATGGTGGAGCTTCTGGTTTAGCTAGAACTCTATCGAACATAGGAACTATATTAAGTTATACAATAGCTATAAGTATCTCTTCGGTTGTAGTTCCTAGATATGTTGCATTTGAAGTCTTCTTAGGCACTTCAAACCTTATAGGCGGTGTAGCTTCAGCTTTTTTAACTGGGCTAAAATCCGCATTCTATGTTTCATTGGGGATCTTAATATTAGCCTTAATATTCTCAGCAATTAGAGGTAAAGAGATTAGAGAAAAACTCTCAGATAAACCATAAATAGTTTTTTAGATAATGTTTCTCCTTCTTATTCTCTTGTCTTTCATTTTCTTCTTCTCCTAGTCATAAATAATGTTATAATTATTACCGCTAGCACTATTACAATTAATAATATTATTATCGTGATTGACGCATTTGTTTCATTATTAGCTGTGGAGGGATAGTTTAGAGCATCTATGACGAACATTGCAGACGACCACGTTAATGGTGAAGTGGTAGGTAACGGATATAGCGTATTAGGGTCCAAAGCCTCCGGTAATAGACCATTTTGTGAGTGGTCATATGTCCAGTACAATATATTTAAAGCTTCATTTACCTTGCCTATTTTTTCTAAATATAAGGCCTCAAACAAGGTGGTGATTATCCAAGGCGGTTCAGGTCCACTACTGTCATAAAGATACTCTGAGTAATGATAAAGATCATCTGGAAATCTAGCTAGACCACCACTTCTATTAAGATCACTCACTACTGTATTAAAATTACTTACACTATAATTTGAGGAAAGAGATAAGTAACCTAGATCTATTGGTAGCAACGTTGCTGCATCTATTGAGGGTGGTTCTGGGGACAGAACTATTTCATTTTTACCATTCTCAAATATTACGGAGGTGCCTAATGCGGACGCGAAGTAATTATTATTCCAGAAGTGATTTAGTATGCTTTCATTTAATTCTCGCTCTGCTAGAACTATAGAAGAATCGTTAATGCCAAGAATCTCATATATTTTAATTACACTCTCTAATCCTATATCATTAATAGCTTCAGTCCAGAAATGATATGCGTTTCTGTCTTCCCACACACTAAGATCTGGAGGAAGCAAATGGTATTTAGACTGGTTTATTTCAGTAATTTGATATTCGACACTTTTATTTATTGTCGGTAATATTTGCTTTAGAAAGGTAATATTATTGGTAAGTATATAGTAATTATAAACACCTAGCTCAAATAATCCTATACTGTCTAACTCGTCTATCCCAAATGATGTGTCAGGTTGACCATTATAAAAGTTGTATCTTGTATACCACACACCCGGTTGTATTTGCACGGCATTACTCATCCAAAGCCAAAACTTTAATGCAGACTGGTAATGACCAGCATCTTGTAGGGCAATTGCACTAAAAGCAGAATCTCTTATCCACGAATACAAATAGATAGGACTAGGAGACGCAGCAAATGTTCCTAAATATGGGTTTTGGTCGTCCTTGATCAACAAAAGGGAAAGATAATACTCTCTTAGAAGAGCATGAGGTAATTTTGGAAGTTTAGACGCGTTAAGCCATTCTGATACTTCATAATCATTTAATTTAATTAAATTAGATATATTACGATTTGGAATATTGCCGATACTTAATTCGACGAACCATTTTCCTTCATTTATACTTAAGTTAAGGAGATTTTTCTCGATTTTGTAACTAGTATTTGTGTATATGAAAATTTGAGGGCTTTCATTAATGAGTAGAGTGTCTCTATTAATTTGCACTATACTTGTATTTGATGAAATTATTATAGAAGAGCCACTACTCATTTTTAAAAGGAGTAACACATAAGGAGTTTTAGGGGGCATTAACACGGAGATATTTCCTTTATTAGATACTAGGATAATCGTATTATTAAGATTTAAGAAGGCTGATTTGGTTTCAATATTAATGTTTAAGCTTACATTTAGTATACCTTTATTAGAAACGTAAATATTTCTTACAGACGTGTTAAAAATGGGGAAGCCGTTAAGTTGCGGATTTGGTATAGGTACTCCAGTCACGACCCAAATTGACTGATTATCCCAATTATTTAATAGGAGATACGAGGGTGAGTTGTATTGCTGCACTTGGGTATTAGATAGAAGTATTATATGGTTAAATAAGATAGAAATAATTAATAAAAAAACTATAATTCGTTTTCTCACTTTTCTTTCACTTTTTCTGAATCTTCAAGTAAAAGATTTCTTTCACTTATAGCGTCAAAAAGTGCTATTTTATCAGTGTCCATAAGGATTTTTACATTATCACCCCTTTCCCTCCTAGATAGGGACTTCTCCAAAACTCTGATCACACTTTCACCAATCTTTACATGAATAATGCTATATGGTCCCAATTCCTCTACCATTTCTACGGTTCCTTCCATTACCCCTTTATCTGCGATTTCCAAATCTTCTGGCCTAATCCCCACTATGACTTTCTGGCCATTTTTAACTAAACTCTTATATTCCCTTGGGATTTCTATCTTATAATTTTCTATAACTATTGAATCTCCTTGAATCTCCCCCTTGAGTAAGTTCATTGGCGGGTTCCCTAAAAACCCACCTACCCAGGCATTATTAGGTCTTTTATAAATATCCATAGGATCACCATAAGCCTGAATAATACCACTATGGAGTATTGCAAGTTTGGTGGCTAAGCTTAAAGCTTCCACTTGATCATGTGTTACATATATTATTGTAGGCTTAAGCTCACGCTGAAGTTGTTTCAGTTCTTCTCTTGCTACTACTCTCACCTGGGCATCTAAGTTAGATAATGGCTCATCCATTAATATTATATCTGCCCCCTTAACCAAGGCTCGTGCTATTGCAACTCTTTGCATCTGTCCTCCGCTTAATTGGCTAGGCTTTCTATCTAGTAAGTTATCTATTCTTAACATCTGTGCAACTTCTAGTACTCTTTTTCGTATTTCCTCTTTAGATATATGTAATATCTTTAATGGAAATGCTATGTTATCATAAACTGTCATAAACGGATATATAGCATAATTTTGTGGAACCATCGCTACTTTTCTATCTTTAGGCGGTAAGTCGTCAACCAACTCTCCTCTTAGATATACATGCCCTTTATCTTGCTTTAACAAGCCTGATATTATCTTTAAAATTGTACTCTTACCTTCACCTGATGGTCCTAAAACTACAACGAATTCTCCTTTTTCGATATCAAGATTTATTCCCTTAAGTACCTCGACTTTCTTCTTCTTTTCTTCATACTCTTTCCAAATGTTTTCTAACTTTACGTAACTGGTCATTGTTTCACACCTGCCAGATTACTATACGCACGAGTCATCATTCTCTGCGAAACTATGAATAGTGCCATTAATGGTATACCCATAATTACTGCTCCAGCTGCGAATATATTATATGCTGGAGCGCTGGCTTGATTTAATAGTCCTGCCATGTAATATAACCCTATTGTAGCAGTCCATTCTTTTACGTTAGGCAAAAGAAATGAGTAAGCTAATGCAAAGTCTAGATAAGCTCCACTAAAACCCAATAAAGCAGTTAAAGCTACAACTGGCAATGCTAACCGCATAACTATTCTTAAAAAGGCTCCAAATCTAGATAGCCCATCTACCATAGCTATTTCCTCATATGAGGGAGGAATGGAATCTATACTTAACTTTGCTATGAATGCAGCAAAAATAGAAGTTCCCGGAGTATATGCTAATATTAGTCCAATATAGTTAAGTAGATGGAGTTTAGCAAATAACAAATAAAGAGGTACTGCTGTAGCTGTATATGGAAAGAAGGTAACAATGTAAATAAATGTTGCTAAGATCTTCTTAGCTGGTACATCTAGCCTAGATAACGCATACCCCGTTAGTAATGCTAGCAGTACAGAGATAATTGCAGTTGATGAAGCTAGAATTAGGCTATTTCTAGTCCATAGTGCAAAAGACCCCCCGTATAAGTTGGTAGTAAGTAGATATTTGTAAGCTGTGAAGTAAATATGCTTAGGTAATAAATCTGAAATAGCTAAGGAAATTATGTTAGGAGCATTACTAAATGAGGTCATAAAAACGTAATATAGGGGAAATATGGAAAATGCTGCCATTACTATTAATACTAGATAAGATATAAATAATCTTAAAATTTTGAATAATTTATATTTTTTAATTCCCATCACGAAATTCACCTCAAGCAAATGAGTCCAAAATTCGTGTATACTTGATCACAATTATACCTAAGATAATTACAAAAATTGTTGATATTATTGACCAAGCTGCAGCTAGAGAGAAATTATTATAACTAAACGCTTCTTGATAGGCGTACACTATAAATGTTTCGGTTGAGGTCCCTGGACCTCCGCCAGTCAGGATATAAATTGGATAGAAATTATTCCAGGTAAATACGAAACTAGTTATAAATACAAAAGCTAACGTTCTTTTGAGCGAAGGTAAAGTTATTGTGAAGAACTTAGTAAACGCATTGGCCCCATCTAAATCAGCAATGTCATATAGTTCTCTCGGTATACTTTGAAGAGCCGAGTAAAATACCGTCATAAAATATGGAAAGGAAAGCCAATCATTAGTAACTATCAATTCTATCCATGCGTCTGTGGTTGAGGTAAGTGAATTTATTTTAGGTAAATGAAGCATAGGTAAAATCAGCTTATTCATCATTCCGTAGGGATCCACCCATAACCCTTGCCATATTAAAATTGATATAAATCCGGGAAATGCCCAGGGTAATATCAGAATAGCGTAAAATACTGATCTTCCTTTAAGGTCAGTTTGATTGAGTATTAAAGCTAATACGAACCCCAAAGCCATCATAGTTACTAAACTACCAATAGTCCATATTAACGTGTTTGATAGTAATTCAAAGAAGTAACCGTACTTAAATATTATAACATAATTTTCTAGTCCAACATAATTATAACGTAGAAAGTGCAATAGGCTTAAATTCGTGAATGAAATGTACACAGAATATATCAGTGGAAATATGAAAAGAAACAATGTAACTGCAATTATTGGCACTATATAAAAAAGAGAATATATCTTTTCTTTTTTCAATTTTTAGATCACCACCTTCTTTTAGGTAGTATTAAGGTTGCCATCGGAGTTAATATTATCGAAACTACTATTAGTAAATATTGCAAAGGTGAAATTATAGGCAGTGGTAAAATTTGCGATAATAGGCCATTTTGTACAAGCGCTTGCACGAATGCTTGTTCCATCCCTTGAGCTGCTTGTGTAGCGTTTATCTTACTTGCAAAGAACTCACTAGCATATTGATGGAATGAGTTCCAATAGTAGGCCATTTGGGGTATGTTAGGAAATTGCTGACCATATTGTGCTTGCTCCAATATACCTTCCATTATCTGATTTAAATAACTTGGTTGTAACATTCCTTCTTTTAATTGAGTTAGAGCTTCGTTATAGGCTTGTAAATTAGCAGGTATATCGTGGGCAACTTCCCACAATCTTAGGTCAGCTTCGTAATTAGTAAAGAATAGAGCGAATATTATGCCCGCTTTAATTTGCAGTGGAGTAGCCCCGCTTGCTTGAGGTGTAGATATTAAAAATCCAGTTGATCCTATGAACGGTTCTGCTCTTAATCCAGTCTGACTAACCACTGGAAGTGGAGCAGCTCCTAAATTAGGTCCTAAAGCTTGCAAATAAGTGTTTAGATCCCAAGGTCCATCAAATATGATAGCCGTTTTATTTGCTACGAATAATTGTCCTTCTGCACCTCCTGCACCAGTAGAAGGAGCTAAGTAGTTAACCTTAAGATTATATGTTAAATTGTACCAGAAGTTCAACGCGTTAATCATCGCGGTGCTATTCAAAGCTGGCATAACTTTACCATTATTATTACTAAATATTTGTCCTCCAAATCCTGCGAACCAAGCGGCAAATCTATAGCCATATTCATCTCCAGCTCCATATGCTATTCCCCATATGTGATATGTTTTATTAACGGATTCAGCTATTTGAACTAATTGTGCAGTCGTATTAGGTGGATAAGGAACGAATTGCTTATTATAAAACATAACAATATAGTTTACATTATCTGGAAGTCCATATAAAGAGCCGTTCAATTCCCAATCTTTTATTGCAGTTGGAACATATAATGATGTTATGCTAGGCGGTAAATATTGTGAAAGATTTAATACTAATCCTGCTGCAAATAACGCACCACCCGAATCACTACTATCTCTATATACTATCGGTGCTTGTCCAGCTTTTGCTGCTGTTTCAAATTGCGAAACACCTACTCCAACGCCGTATGTTACTTGAACATGTATCCATGGGAACTCCTGCTCAAATTGACTTAAGGTCTCATTAAAAGCTTGGTTTTCTGAGGCACTATAACTGTTCCATACTGTTATAGTAACTGGTGTAGAAGGTGGCGATGTAAGACCTACTAAACTCATTAGAGCTTGTGGATTGGTAGTGTTCAAGTTAATTGAAGATGTAGTTGAGGAAGAAGTTGTAGATACCGATGATGAAGTTGTAGAGGAAACAGGTGATGAATGTCGCATGCTCATATACGCATATATGCCTCCTATAGCTACTATTATTATCACAACTATTATTATAGCTAGTATTGTTCTCGAAATTCCCCTATTTATTTTCAATTTCTTTCTCAACCTTGAGGCACCTCTGCTTTATTTTTCTTTACACAGTTATAAAAGCCTTGCTTATGTTTATGTCTTAAATTGTCTATAATGATAATTGATTTCATTTTTATTAGTTGGAAGTTATATTGCGGATATTTATCCAATTATAATTAAAAAAGTTCTTTTATCTCTTAGTGTGATCATCAGGCTATAAGTTTTGGGATTATGCCCTTATCCCATAATACTAGGGCTACTGATTACATCAACACTTCTAGACTTCTATTAACAGTCTTTATGCGACGTTTTAATCTAGCTAGATTATCCCTCAATGAGAAGTAATCCCTCGTTTGGATTCACTGGTGATATTACAACGTGGTTAGGTAACCAATAATACGCGTTATAATCATCACTTACCCACGCCCTATATTTAGGAAAATATTTTCTTATCTCGTTGAAGGTCTTATTATCAGTATCACCAACGGAGAAAACTACTTACATTCCCTTATTCAAGTAGACAGAACATGTGAAAATCCACTTTTAGAAAGCCTTCTTAGCCAGCTCCCTTATGATAATAACGCTTACCATTTTCAATAAATTGCTTATCATTATTCCTGCATTAAGTATTCTCGCTTACTTTAACCTTATCCTTCTTAGCAACATAATGACCACCGCAAGAAGAACATAAAATATCTCTCCTATGAACAAACTTACTACCCTCTTCCTATTTCTCTCACTTATAAGTCATACTACCTTATGCAAAAATTTAAACCTTCGTGACGACGCTATGTCTTATCTTATGTAATTTTTTGGAATCGTTCAATACATATAAAAAAATATATAGGTTTATAAAAGAAAAGTTTATAATGATAAATTAGCATCTTTTCTTCCATGCGAGGTATTCCCATAAAAAGTTCATTAACAATATTACTAATAATAGGATTAGTTACTCAAACAGTTTTCTTGATAGCATCGTCGCAAACTGTGAACGTAAATTTTAATGTTACGAATAGCGGTATTGTGACAATCTACATTTCCGGTTTACCGCAAAACAACGTTGTAATTTTACATTATGGAATAGAAAATGGACCTCAGCAAGCATGGATAAATATATCTAATGCTATAATGACTTGGAATGGTGAAAATTTCAGCGCGTCAATAGGGCCTTTTCCTAATGGAACTTGGATAGCCTGGGTATTTTATGATAATACTACTGGGGAGTGGATAAATTACGATAATCATCCTTTCTGGAACTGGAATCTAGAGGTTAATCCGCCTAATGTGGGGCAAACTTATGCTACGGTATTACAAAACGGATCAATATTAATAACTACAGTGGGAAGAGCTCCAGATATGATAGATATTCATTATGGATTAACCACTGGCCCTCAAACTGGCTTACCGTGGACCAATATAACAGATGAGTTAATGTCGTATAACCCATTGTGGGGCAATTACACTATCATAATAGGCCCCTTTAAACCAGGACAATGGGTTCAATGGGTTTATCATGACTTAACATTAAATGAATGGTATCATAACGCATCAGGTCAAAATTTTGCCATACAAGATGTATATTCGTATATCCAATTCATTAACTCGTCATATGATAGATTCGTTTATGTTGAGGGGCAAAAGGTAAGTATTTCCTTATATCTGCAAAATGGACTACCCCAAGAAGTTAATTCACTGATTTCAATACAAGTAGCAGGTAATCAATATAATTATTCTACCTTACTAAAGCCGGGCTATAATTTAGTAATGGTGACCTTAGATACATCTAGAATCCCGCAAGGTATATATTACCCTTCTCTAGACATATATGTTAATGGATCTCTACAAAGAGAGGCTGTATTGCCAGCTCTCTACATTCTTAATGTCACTGGTAAAAAACCGCTAAGTCTAGTGATAGTTTGGAATATGCATCAGCCCTTATATATAGCGCCAAATGGTAGTTGGGAGCAACCTTGGGTTTGGTTACATACTGGTCAAGATTTTGAATGGAATGGAAGTTTGGTGGGTGCTTACGAATTACAAGCATTATTACTAAACCAATTTAACGTTAGCGTTACCATAGATTTTACGCCAGTTTTATTATATCAATGGGAGACAATACTTCATGAAGAAAACGCTACCTTTACTTCTAATTTCGGAATAAATACTTTACATGATATTGAGGCTGTAAATTATACTCTTAGTCTCTATAGGAGCTTAATAGATGAAGGTAAGGTCGAGGTTCTGACGGTACCCTTTTATCACCCATTACAACCGTTATTACTTCAAGACGGCTACTGGAGTGATGTCTTATCTCAAATAAGAATGGGAGAAAATCTCACTCATGAAGTTTTTGGTGTTTGGGCTAATGGTACGTGGACGCCTGAAATGGCCTTTGACATGGACCTAGTAGGTTTATATAATGAAAGCAATATATCATTTACCATACTAGATCAGCAAGCGTTTTTGCCTTATGTTACGTTAGTCAAAGGTTCATTAAATCCAGATCAACCTTTTATTGTAGAAAATAACTTAGGTCAGACTATTATAGTTTTATTTAGAAATACCACACTATCTAACGAATTCGGCTTCAAGTTCTTTAGCCAATCTCCTCAGCTTACCGCCCAAGAACTCATACAACAACTTGCTCAAATTTATATGAATAATCCGGGTAGTATAGTTACTGTAGCGTTAGATGGT
The nucleotide sequence above comes from Sulfolobus tengchongensis. Encoded proteins:
- a CDS encoding MBL fold metallo-hydrolase; amino-acid sequence: MKVYEIPLRFVKSFLIETNDNEMILVDAGTPGSGRSIIEAINKMGKNTNRIKYVIFTHSHVDHIGGAYEVKSLIGDAKFGIDENGSDYLKNGKVREPVLHSSLMKFLFTIGKPFLFRRFNGVNVDLTLEEGELVKGVEIVKTPGHTNDSISIYLPELNAILVGDTLQGTKNGLKYPNIYENFEELLKSVEKIKSFKPSMVYVSHGISSFKFLV
- a CDS encoding MFS transporter; amino-acid sequence: MNSSNLALMVIVLGTLMSAVDTTIVLLAIPSIVEELHTDLFTILWVIILYLLVIAVFTTQLGRLGDIYGRAKLYNLGFAIFTLGSALCGASPTAISLVAFRGIQGIGAAMLQANSGAIIADIFPPNRRGRAYGYTSIGWNAGATLGIVLGGFITTFIGWRYIFYINVPIGIVAIILGLRYIKTLETRKVKLDIAGMASLLVSLSLIVYGAADIAGYGIRLLNIVFISAGAIVLLIFLLIERRQEFPIIDLRAFKSNRVFTFSLLASFLQTTGYLATAFIIIMYLQGIRALSPFSASLLLVPGYVLASLVSPFTGRLSDKIGARIPATIGLALMIGAILIYLNLTLTTPLFVIILASTIGGLGSSLFFPANNSAIMANAPRGFYGGASGLARTLSNIGTILSYTIAISISSVVVPRYVAFEVFLGTSNLIGGVASAFLTGLKSAFYVSLGILILALIFSAIRGKEIREKLSDKP
- a CDS encoding extracellular solute-binding protein gives rise to the protein MSMRHSSPVSSTTSSSVSTTSSSTTSSINLNTTNPQALMSLVGLTSPPSTPVTITVWNSYSASENQAFNETLSQFEQEFPWIHVQVTYGVGVGVSQFETAAKAGQAPIVYRDSSDSGGALFAAGLVLNLSQYLPPSITSLYVPTAIKDWELNGSLYGLPDNVNYIVMFYNKQFVPYPPNTTAQLVQIAESVNKTYHIWGIAYGAGDEYGYRFAAWFAGFGGQIFSNNNGKVMPALNSTAMINALNFWYNLTYNLKVNYLAPSTGAGGAEGQLFVANKTAIIFDGPWDLNTYLQALGPNLGAAPLPVVSQTGLRAEPFIGSTGFLISTPQASGATPLQIKAGIIFALFFTNYEADLRLWEVAHDIPANLQAYNEALTQLKEGMLQPSYLNQIMEGILEQAQYGQQFPNIPQMAYYWNSFHQYASEFFASKINATQAAQGMEQAFVQALVQNGLLSQILPLPIISPLQYLLIVVSIILTPMATLILPKRRW
- a CDS encoding sugar ABC transporter permease, which translates into the protein MGIKKYKLFKILRLFISYLVLIVMAAFSIFPLYYVFMTSFSNAPNIISLAISDLLPKHIYFTAYKYLLTTNLYGGSFALWTRNSLILASSTAIISVLLALLTGYALSRLDVPAKKILATFIYIVTFFPYTATAVPLYLLFAKLHLLNYIGLILAYTPGTSIFAAFIAKLSIDSIPPSYEEIAMVDGLSRFGAFLRIVMRLALPVVALTALLGFSGAYLDFALAYSFLLPNVKEWTATIGLYYMAGLLNQASAPAYNIFAAGAVIMGIPLMALFIVSQRMMTRAYSNLAGVKQ
- a CDS encoding ABC transporter ATP-binding protein translates to MTSYVKLENIWKEYEEKKKKVEVLKGINLDIEKGEFVVVLGPSGEGKSTILKIISGLLKQDKGHVYLRGELVDDLPPKDRKVAMVPQNYAIYPFMTVYDNIAFPLKILHISKEEIRKRVLEVAQMLRIDNLLDRKPSQLSGGQMQRVAIARALVKGADIILMDEPLSNLDAQVRVVAREELKQLQRELKPTIIYVTHDQVEALSLATKLAILHSGIIQAYGDPMDIYKRPNNAWVGGFLGNPPMNLLKGEIQGDSIVIENYKIEIPREYKSLVKNGQKVIVGIRPEDLEIADKGVMEGTVEMVEELGPYSIIHVKIGESVIRVLEKSLSRRERGDNVKILMDTDKIALFDAISERNLLLEDSEKVKEK
- a CDS encoding glycoside hydrolase; protein product: MRKRIIVFLLIISILFNHIILLSNTQVQQYNSPSYLLLNNWDNQSIWVVTGVPIPNPQLNGFPIFNTSVRNIYVSNKGILNVSLNINIETKSAFLNLNNTIILVSNKGNISVLMPPKTPYVLLLLKMSSGSSIIISSNTSIVQINRDTLLINESPQIFIYTNTSYKIEKNLLNLSINEGKWFVELSIGNIPNRNISNLIKLNDYEVSEWLNASKLPKLPHALLREYYLSLLLIKDDQNPYLGTFAASPSPIYLYSWIRDSAFSAIALQDAGHYQSALKFWLWMSNAVQIQPGVWYTRYNFYNGQPDTSFGIDELDSIGLFELGVYNYYILTNNITFLKQILPTINKSVEYQITEINQSKYHLLPPDLSVWEDRNAYHFWTEAINDIGLESVIKIYEILGINDSSIVLAERELNESILNHFWNNNYFASALGTSVIFENGKNEIVLSPEPPSIDAATLLPIDLGYLSLSSNYSVSNFNTVVSDLNRSGGLARFPDDLYHYSEYLYDSSGPEPPWIITTLFEALYLEKIGKVNEALNILYWTYDHSQNGLLPEALDPNTLYPLPTTSPLTWSSAMFVIDALNYPSTANNETNASITIIILLIVIVLAVIIITLFMTRRRRK
- a CDS encoding sugar ABC transporter permease, which codes for MKKEKIYSLFYIVPIIAVTLFLFIFPLIYSVYISFTNLSLLHFLRYNYVGLENYVIIFKYGYFFELLSNTLIWTIGSLVTMMALGFVLALILNQTDLKGRSVFYAILILPWAFPGFISILIWQGLWVDPYGMMNKLILPMLHLPKINSLTSTTDAWIELIVTNDWLSFPYFMTVFYSALQSIPRELYDIADLDGANAFTKFFTITLPSLKRTLAFVFITSFVFTWNNFYPIYILTGGGPGTSTETFIVYAYQEAFSYNNFSLAAAWSIISTIFVIILGIIVIKYTRILDSFA
- a CDS encoding haloacid dehalogenase type II encodes the protein MRIVLAFDLFGTILDTSTILHDFRSKQLEYTWLLTLMGKYMEFEEITQRALRHVLRIRNEESRFKEELDKWNNLKAYPDSSYLREISKIAEIYVLSNGSSNEIRRHLERNGILDYFKGIFSAENVKEYKPSPKVYKYFLNAVGSSEAYLVSSNPFDVIGAKNAGMKAVYVNRRNLLMDPLGYEPDAVVKDFRELYEWLSYRVSSK